The Populus alba chromosome 4, ASM523922v2, whole genome shotgun sequence genome contains a region encoding:
- the LOC118039740 gene encoding protein RER1A, with translation MEGVGAEGASVASPVAQWGHDVWRMYQYYLDKSTPHTVYRWIGTLVAVAIYCLRVCYVQGFYIIAYGLGIYILNLLIGFLSPLVDPEIDPSDGPSLPTKGSDEFKPFIRRLPEFKFWYSFTKAFVIAFVMTFFSMFDVPVFWPILLCYWIVLFVLTMRRQIAHMIKYKYIPFSLGKQKYGGKKSSASSSGSRGD, from the exons ATGGAGGGAGTTGGGGCTGAGGGTGCCTCGGTTGCATCGCCTGTTGCACAATGGGGACATGATGTTTGGAGGATGTATCAGTATTATCTTGATAAGAGTACACCTCATACGGTCTACAGGTGGATTGGCACTCTTGTTGCAGTGGCTATCTACTGCTTGCGAGTTTGTTACGTTCAAGGGTTTTACATCATTGCCTATGGGCTTGGAATATACATACTGAATTTGCTAATTGGGTTTTTGTCACCACTGGTTGATCCTGAAATTGATCCTTCAGACGGTCCTTCACTGCCAACAAAGGGTTCTGATGAATTCAAGCCCTTCATTCGCCGACTTCCTGAGTTTAAATTCTG GTACTCCTTCACTAAGGCATTCGTCATCGCATTTGTTATGACCTTCTTTTCCATGTTTGATGTTCCTGTCTTTTGGCCTATTTTGCTCTGTTACTGGATTGTTCTTTTTGTCCTTACAATGAGGCGCCAAATTGCACATATGatcaaatacaaatatattCCATTCAGTTTAGGAAAACAG AAGTATGGTGGTAAGAAATCTTCTGCAAGTAGCAGTGGCTCCCGTGGGGACTAA